A segment of the Candidatus Hydrogenedentota bacterium genome:
TCGAAGAGCGGCAGCTTCTTCGAGAAATCCTCGTGAAAATGCGGCCGCTCGGGGCGCGGCCCGACGAGGCTCATGTCGCCGCGCAGCACATTCCACAGCTGCGGGATTTCATCGACGCGGTGCTTGCGCAGGAAACGCCCGACGGGTGTCACGCGCGCGTCGTTCTTGCCCGCCCAGACGGGGCCGGTCCGGGCTTCCGCGTCGGCGACCATGGTGCGGAACTTGTAAATCTTGAAGACGCGGCCGCGCCGTCCAATCCGTTCCTGCGTATAAAAGACGCCTCCGGGCGACGTTGCGGAAACGGCGGCGGCGGCTACGAGACAAATCGGCGCGGCCAGCAGCAAGGCAATCAGCGCCGCGGCGATGTCTATACAGCGCTTCACGAAGATGTAGGGCCCCTGCGGCTCGCGGCCCGCCACCTCAACGAGCGGCACGCCGCCGATCGCGAGCAGGCTGCTGTGCTGAAAGAGCAGCGTGTCGTGCACGCTCGGATAAACGAACACGCGGCGGCAGTGCTTCTCGCAGAACTCGATAAGTCGCATGAATTCCGGGCTGCTTTTCTCCTCGACGCAGACGATGGCGTCGCGCCGGGGCGCCTCTGCGCCGGCACGTTGCTGGGCCGCCATGCGCGTTCGCGCGCGCGCGGGCAGATATTCGGCGTCGGCGGGCACATCGGGGTTTTCCGTCAGCGCTTTGGCAATGCGCTTGGCCTCGGCCGCCGAACCGAACACGTAAAAGGCCCGGTACAAGGCTTTGAACCGCGTGGCGAGGCTGGTTGCGCCGTACCGCCACAGGACAAGCAACGGCGCACTGAACATCAGGCCCAGCCCGATTTCCCGGCGCGAGATAGCCATGAAATCGCGCGGCAGCAGCGCGACGGACAAGAACGCGAGCACGGCCGCGCCAGCGAGCGCAACGCACGCGTGATAGATCGAGTCAAAGCGGTCGGTGAGGCGGTGCCCGCTGAACGCGTTCGCCACAAAGCCCGAGAATGCATACAAGAGCAGGCACATGATGCGGTCGCGCTGCAACTGCACCAGGCTCACACTGGGCAGCGTTTCGAGCCGGGTCAAGGTGGCGAGGTTCAGACCGACCCAGACGACCAGCAGGTCCGTGAACAGGCACAACACGGGAATCAGCAGCTCTTCGCGGTCTTGCGCGGAACGTGTGTCCATGCCGCTAATTCCCATATTTCGCCGTCATCGTCACGGATGCGCCCGAATGAATTCCAGCGTAAGCCGCAAGCCCTCGCGCAGGTCCGTTCGCGGAGACCAGCCGAGAACCTCGCGCGCGCGGCCGCCCGTGGTGTAGATGCGTTCCACTTCGCCCGGACGTAACGGCGCCAGCGCGGGTTCGCCCTGGAATCCCGTGAATTCCTTCAAGATATCGAACAATTC
Coding sequences within it:
- a CDS encoding exopolysaccharide biosynthesis polyprenyl glycosylphosphotransferase, with amino-acid sequence MDTRSAQDREELLIPVLCLFTDLLVVWVGLNLATLTRLETLPSVSLVQLQRDRIMCLLLYAFSGFVANAFSGHRLTDRFDSIYHACVALAGAAVLAFLSVALLPRDFMAISRREIGLGLMFSAPLLVLWRYGATSLATRFKALYRAFYVFGSAAEAKRIAKALTENPDVPADAEYLPARARTRMAAQQRAGAEAPRRDAIVCVEEKSSPEFMRLIEFCEKHCRRVFVYPSVHDTLLFQHSSLLAIGGVPLVEVAGREPQGPYIFVKRCIDIAAALIALLLAAPICLVAAAAVSATSPGGVFYTQERIGRRGRVFKIYKFRTMVADAEARTGPVWAGKNDARVTPVGRFLRKHRVDEIPQLWNVLRGDMSLVGPRPERPHFHEDFSKKLPLFDRRLAVRPGLTSLSHVLGSYSSDPADRLRYDLVYIGTLSLLNDLKIMFSTVRVVLGGKGAQ